A single genomic interval of Mustela nigripes isolate SB6536 chromosome 7, MUSNIG.SB6536, whole genome shotgun sequence harbors:
- the PROKR1 gene encoding prokineticin receptor 1, which translates to MEITTGVMDENATNTSTDFLSVLASHGAQAAPFPFNFSYGDYDMPLDEDEDVTNSRTFFAAKIVIGMALVGIMLVCGMGNFVFIAALARYKKLRNLTNLLIANLAISDFLVAIVCCPFEMDYYVVRQLSWEHGHVMCASVNYLRTVSLYVSTNALLAIAIDRYLAIVHPLRPRMKYQTATGLIALVWMVSILIAIPSAYFTTETVLIIIKSQEKIFCGQIWPVDQQIYYKSYFLFIFGIEFVGPVVTMTLCYARISRELWFKAVPGFQTEQIRKRLRCRRKTVLMLMGVLSAYVLCWAPFYGFTIVRDFFPAVFVKEKHYLTAFYVVECIAMSNSMINTLCFVTVKNNTLKYFKKIMLLHWKSSYNGSKSSADLDLKTTGVPATEEVDCIRLK; encoded by the exons ATGGAGATCACCACAGGGGTCATGGATGAGAATGCCACCAACACCTCCACCGACTTCCTTTCTGTGCTTGCCTCCCACGGGGCCCAAGCTGCTCCGTTCCCATTCAACTTCAGCTATGGTGACTATGATATGCCTTTGGATGAAGATGAGGATGTGACCAATTCCCGTACTTTCTTTGCTGCCAAGATTGTCATTGGTATGGCCCTCGTGGGCATAATGCTTGTCTGTGGCATGGGCAACTTCGTCTTCATTGCTGCTCTGGCCCGCTACAAGAAACTGCGCAACCTTACCAACCTGCTCATTGCCAACCTGGCCATCTCTGATTTCCTGGTGGCCATCGTCTGCTGCCCCTTTGAGATGGATTACTATGTGGTGCGCCAGCTGTCCTGGGAGCATGGCCATGTCATGTGCGCCTCTGTCAACTACCTGCGTactgtctctctctatgtctccACCAATGCCCTGCTGGCCATCGCCATCGACAG ATATCTGGCCATCGTCCACCCGCTGAGACCCAGGATGAAGTATCAAACAGCCACTGGCTTGATTGCCTTGGTGTGGATGGTGTCCATCCTCATCGCCATCCCTTCTGCCTACTTCACCACCGAAACGGTCCTCATCATCATCAAGAGCCAAGAGAAGATCTTCTGTGGCCAGATCTGGCCGGTGGACCAGCAGATCTACTACAAGTCCTACTTCCTCTTCATCTTTGGCATTGAGTTCGTGGGCCCCGTGGTCACCATGACCCTGTGCTATGCCAGGATCTCCCGCGAGCTGTGGTTCAAGGCGGTGCCGGGCTTCCAGACGGAGCAGATCCGAAAGCGCCTGCGCTGCCGCCGGAAGACCGTGCTCATGCTCATGGGCGTCCTCAGCGCCTACGTGCTGTGCTGGGCGCCCTTCTACGGCTTCACCATCGTGCGCGACTTCTTCCCCGCCGTGTTTGTCAAGGAGAAGCACTACCTCACCGCCTTCTACGTCGTCGAGTGCATCGCCATGAGCAACAGCATGATCAACACTCTGTGCTTCGTGACCGTCAAGAACAACACCCTCAAGTACTTCAAGAAGATCATGCTGCTCCATTGGAAGTCTTCCTACAATGGGAGTAAGTCCAGCGCAGACCTTGATCTTAAAACCACAGGGGTACCGGCCACCGAGGAGGTGGACTGCATCAGACTGAAGTAA